Proteins from one Nodosilinea sp. PGN35 genomic window:
- a CDS encoding pentapeptide repeat-containing protein, with product MTTKLSRDEKTGTKQKTFKPPLQRLVSWRLERLETLIQIGYTIPKLLLQNKSMVKQLWRDVWRVLNTPISWEGTVKGSVDSLKTIADLAKAIQENKSAQELAPLVTHFSSLLDVLSSPLGQVATAALPFVPLATGLLKYIVEATRQEPTLEVGVAIAAQAAYLKSVQVFLEQHPELVQRLSDQPASEALTNQIQQVGKKLELDGKEVELTEQEARKTLICFHESQLARIFNGLLSQRLQEAGLSPEESDRTTERIARSTHRYLKEIVAEVRDQVKRLAAVYGEGWFQDQERYASVDRYLEEVIARKPQETVFDEPFTFADLYVPLQVQPVDKEGKIDNEATPQNIETWAETLLQDAQKQGQVLFIQGGPGRGKSVFCRMFADKVRREWSPIWIPLLIRLRDVQNFAQDFDKTLEDAIATDFTKDAGWLTDRNTRFLLFLDGFDELLLERGTTGGLQQFLEQVGLFQKRCAEISERGHRVVITGRPLALYGVERLMPLNLERVEIAPMAAEIQQQWLLKWEKLAGSEKTQQFQAFLQNQQCPEQVKTLAREPLLLYLLAALHRDGKLQEPQLTGDDPVAVRIQIYEAALEWVLTRQRSENGADLNPKITGLDPEDLRSILAEAGLCVVQSGGESAAIALIEERLKEDEGAKQLLAQAKQNAEQNPLKNALAAFYLKSTEGSENQIEFFHKSFGEFLCAERMAESLVRWTKREDGRAKRYLVSEQTLLWEIYDLFGFGALTSEIVEYLIGLLKKAKLDWGELFKRLEGFYLDWGDGRFIDATEETLPQRKARQLQKYQPTIGQRQVDISTGLNVLILLLEIHRHAQSVEALKAAIHFYSCGQPDTDGHDDKRLLRMIHYSDCLQLGTFKQSVGKFLSSADLLSADLSSADLLSADLSSANLSSANLLSADLFNANLVSADLSSANLSNADLRVTNLSSANLSSANLSSANLRVANLSSANLSSANLSSADLSSADLSNANLLSTDLSNANLLSTDLSSANLSSANLSSANLSSANLSSANLNEIRWDRATHWAGAQGLHAALNVPESLAQTPRFKAAVVLSQGMDGARQGNVLEAIQAYQDAQIIDTGLEIAVWIWDLLCWFGSLHNQAAEILFASEKAVNAEPDGPIYRDTRGLVRALTGDLQGAIDDFESVLEKIGDNRVYGSVYRALGYTDDTQQRREWLEVLRLGQNPFTPEVLESLRKKAGIGNDGAASEAVEENG from the coding sequence ATGACGACTAAGTTGAGCCGCGACGAGAAGACTGGAACGAAGCAAAAAACCTTCAAACCGCCGCTCCAACGACTTGTTAGCTGGCGGCTAGAGCGGCTAGAGACACTAATCCAGATCGGCTACACTATCCCTAAATTGCTGCTCCAAAATAAATCAATGGTGAAACAACTCTGGCGCGATGTCTGGCGAGTTTTGAATACGCCGATTTCCTGGGAGGGTACGGTTAAGGGAAGTGTGGATAGCCTGAAGACGATCGCCGATCTGGCCAAAGCGATTCAGGAGAACAAGAGCGCTCAAGAGCTGGCACCCCTGGTCACCCATTTTTCATCGTTGCTGGATGTGTTGAGTTCACCCTTGGGGCAGGTAGCGACGGCGGCTTTGCCGTTTGTGCCATTGGCGACGGGGTTGCTGAAATACATTGTGGAGGCAACGCGGCAGGAGCCGACGTTGGAGGTGGGGGTGGCGATCGCCGCCCAGGCTGCCTACCTAAAAAGTGTTCAGGTTTTTCTAGAGCAGCATCCAGAGCTGGTGCAGCGGTTGTCTGACCAACCTGCATCGGAAGCGTTGACAAACCAGATTCAACAGGTGGGCAAAAAGCTGGAGCTAGACGGCAAGGAGGTGGAGCTAACCGAGCAGGAAGCCCGAAAGACGCTGATTTGTTTCCATGAGTCGCAACTGGCGCGGATTTTTAATGGGCTGCTGAGCCAGCGGTTGCAGGAGGCGGGGTTGTCGCCGGAAGAGAGCGATCGCACCACGGAACGAATTGCCCGCAGCACCCACCGCTACCTGAAGGAGATTGTGGCGGAGGTGCGCGACCAAGTGAAGCGGCTGGCGGCGGTCTATGGGGAGGGTTGGTTTCAAGACCAGGAACGCTATGCCAGTGTGGATCGCTACCTGGAGGAGGTAATTGCCCGCAAACCCCAAGAGACGGTGTTTGACGAGCCGTTCACCTTTGCGGATTTGTATGTGCCACTGCAAGTGCAACCCGTTGACAAGGAAGGCAAGATAGACAACGAAGCTACCCCCCAAAACATTGAAACATGGGCAGAAACGCTGTTGCAGGATGCCCAGAAACAGGGGCAGGTGCTGTTTATTCAGGGTGGTCCTGGACGGGGCAAGAGCGTGTTTTGTCGGATGTTTGCTGATAAGGTGCGGCGCGAGTGGTCGCCGATCTGGATTCCCCTGTTGATTCGGTTGCGCGATGTCCAAAATTTCGCTCAGGATTTTGACAAAACCCTGGAGGATGCTATTGCCACGGACTTTACTAAAGATGCGGGCTGGTTGACCGATCGCAACACGCGCTTTCTGTTATTTTTGGATGGCTTTGATGAACTACTGCTGGAACGGGGCACCACGGGAGGACTCCAGCAATTTTTAGAACAGGTGGGTTTGTTTCAAAAACGCTGTGCTGAGATTAGTGAACGGGGACATCGGGTGGTGATTACCGGCAGACCCCTGGCGCTGTATGGCGTGGAACGGCTGATGCCCCTGAATCTGGAGCGGGTCGAGATTGCGCCGATGGCAGCGGAGATTCAGCAGCAGTGGTTGCTGAAGTGGGAAAAGCTGGCGGGCAGCGAGAAAACGCAGCAGTTTCAGGCATTTTTGCAGAACCAGCAGTGCCCAGAGCAGGTCAAAACCCTGGCAAGGGAACCCCTGCTGCTTTACCTGCTGGCGGCGCTGCACCGCGATGGCAAACTCCAGGAACCTCAGCTCACTGGCGATGACCCGGTTGCCGTGCGGATTCAAATTTATGAGGCGGCACTAGAGTGGGTGTTGACTCGGCAGCGCAGTGAAAACGGGGCTGATCTTAACCCTAAAATTACCGGACTTGACCCCGAAGACCTACGCAGCATTTTGGCGGAGGCGGGGTTGTGTGTGGTGCAGTCGGGGGGCGAGTCTGCCGCCATTGCCCTGATTGAAGAACGGCTGAAAGAAGATGAGGGCGCAAAACAACTATTGGCCCAAGCAAAGCAAAACGCCGAGCAAAACCCCCTCAAGAATGCCCTGGCGGCGTTTTATCTCAAATCGACGGAGGGCAGCGAGAACCAGATCGAGTTTTTTCATAAGAGTTTTGGAGAGTTTTTGTGTGCCGAGCGGATGGCTGAATCGCTAGTGCGCTGGACCAAAAGAGAGGATGGTCGGGCTAAGCGCTATCTCGTTTCTGAGCAGACGCTGCTTTGGGAAATCTACGATCTGTTTGGTTTTGGAGCTTTGACCTCAGAGATTGTGGAATACCTGATCGGCTTGCTGAAAAAAGCCAAGCTGGATTGGGGGGAACTGTTCAAACGGCTGGAGGGTTTTTATCTGGACTGGGGCGATGGCAGGTTTATCGATGCGACTGAAGAAACGCTGCCCCAACGCAAAGCTCGCCAACTGCAAAAGTATCAGCCAACTATCGGACAGCGCCAGGTAGACATTTCTACGGGGTTGAATGTGCTGATTTTGCTGCTGGAAATTCATCGCCATGCTCAGTCGGTGGAGGCGCTAAAAGCGGCTATCCATTTCTACTCCTGCGGTCAACCGGATACGGACGGTCATGACGATAAGCGCTTGCTCCGCATGATTCATTACAGCGATTGTTTGCAACTGGGCACCTTTAAACAAAGCGTGGGCAAATTTCTCAGCAGCGCCGACCTCCTCAGCGCCGACCTCAGCAGCGCCGACCTCCTCAGCGCCGACCTCAGCAGCGCCAACCTCAGCAGCGCCAACCTCCTCAGCGCCGACCTCTTCAACGCCAACCTCGTCAGCGCCGACCTCAGCAGCGCCAACCTCAGCAACGCCGACCTCCGCGTCACCAACCTTAGCAGTGCTAACCTTAGCAGTGCTAACCTCAGCAGCGCCAACCTCCGTGTCGCCAACCTTAGCAGTGCCAACCTTAGCAGTGCTAACCTCAGCAGCGCCGACCTCAGCAGCGCCGACCTCAGCAACGCCAACCTCCTCAGCACCGACCTCAGCAACGCCAACCTCCTCAGCACCGACCTCAGCAGCGCCAACCTCAGCAGCGCCAACCTCAGCAGCGCCAACCTCAGCAGCGCCAACCTCAGCAGCGCCAACTTGAATGAAATTCGGTGGGATAGGGCAACCCATTGGGCCGGTGCCCAGGGGCTACATGCAGCGCTCAACGTGCCCGAATCGTTAGCTCAAACTCCTCGGTTCAAGGCGGCGGTGGTTTTGAGTCAGGGGATGGATGGGGCGAGGCAGGGTAACGTGTTAGAGGCAATTCAGGCTTACCAGGACGCTCAAATCATCGACACTGGCTTAGAAATTGCTGTCTGGATTTGGGATTTACTCTGTTGGTTTGGTAGTCTGCACAATCAAGCCGCAGAAATTCTATTTGCAAGTGAAAAAGCTGTGAATGCGGAGCCTGATGGGCCAATTTACCGTGATACACGAGGACTGGTGAGAGCTTTGACAGGAGATTTACAAGGGGCAATTGATGATTTTGAATCAGTATTGGAGAAAATAGGCGATAACAGAGTGTATGGAAGCGTGTATAGAGCTTTAGGTTATACAGATGATACACAGCAACGACGAGAATGGCTAGAAGTGCTGCGATTGGGACAGAATCCCTTTACACCAGAGGTATTGGAGTCGTTGAGGAAGAAGGCGGGAATTGGAAACGATGGGGCAGCGAGTGAGGCAGTAGAGGAGAACGGATGA
- a CDS encoding PAS domain S-box protein has protein sequence MHTAPFLHERDASGKFVNSWDQEAKQRVSLSLTDTAWRLLDQAAQHRGTSRSEVIEQFARSLEQRHAASPQGDNAQIGRLQNQLRLLQQQNQALEAQLADTPKLTDRAAETRVVAILESITDAFVAFDRDWRYTYVNRAAAQILHKTPGELIGKQVWTEVFPQLVGGIAYEAMHRAIAEQIPVAWEELGEPLQRCLEVQAYPSAEGLAVYFRDVTDRKQAEAEREQLLHELETERAQFEAVLRQMPAGVLIAEAASNKLVLANEQAKQIVGYSFEQSHELEYYAPITPFEAFRPNGQRYELHEYPLPRSLRAGEVVAHEVMELRYEDGKCTTIAVSSAPILDRQGQILAAAVVLQDITERQHTERLLKQQAEDLENQQKWLETVLNLMPTPTVFIEPGTAEVTFSNRIADELAGGDLPKHKSLEEYADAYYCTDAQGDRIAADQMPAVLIARGEHLRNYEMNWHTPGGVRATLCWGELLPAMHGHPAIGIGMFQDVTRLKQIESNLRQAEERLQLALSSAQMVAWDVDLATQQVVCSPNAREIWGMEVGTVEAFRALIHPDDRPLLRQATAEAVGGDQSFSQEYRVVTADGEVRWLKSQGQIYLNEAGQAVRMAGVSIDVSDRKQIEANREDLLAELQRKERQQQFLIELNDAARTLQDSGEIIWQVVSATGQHFHVSRCAYGEIDAAQEHVIVDRDYCDGVISVVGHHPMDSFWTALIAELKQGKTVVVEDVERDPRTAGPGVEAFAAIETRSLLCVPLVKRGRFVALLVLHHATPRAWTTDNVALMERIAEKTWLAVERSRAEADLRESEARLQLALTIGRMGTWEWNIQTATIRWSEGHYTILGYQPGECEPSSEAWASRVHPDDLPAAKAVFQQALQNRTDYYHEYRLLWPDGSLRWIEDRGQFSYDVQGQPKQSIGALIDITDRKLAEQEREQLLGRERVARAQAEAAQQQLATLVDTSPIGLALLDGEQRFVAINEALAEINGLPRDYHLGKSVTELFGHSDPAIVEVIRQIYATGEPFISPNLPINAPGHSDRRPGYYNVYYLPTVDEQHRVERLLAYVVDVTERVKLEHAQQYLADASAVLASSLDYQTTLEQVAQLTVPKLADWCTVHIVEEGGAVDQIAVAHVDPAKLAWAYQIRDRYPLDTESERGAALSLRTGQPDLIADISDEMLVHAAKDAEHLEILRQVGFSSVMTVPLHNQDRVMGVISFISAESGRRYTATDLQLAEELAHRASLAIENAQLYQSAQRDRAKAEAANRIKDEFLAVLSHELRSPLNPILGWARMLRSRPLDAAKTDQALETIERNAKLQAQLIEDLLDVSRILQGKLTLTVAPVNLVATIEAAAETVRLAAEAKRIHIQTTLTAIAGQVLGDTNRLQQVIWNLLSNAVKFTPAGGQVAITLEQVDSYAQIQVRDTGKGIHPDFLPHVFDYFRQEDGTTTRQFGGLGLGLAIVRQLTELHGGDVAAASPGADLGATFTVRLPLTARQHDQPSPAAPLDKATDLTGLQILVVDDEADMRELASFILTQAGAQVATAASAIQALSQLNQSVPDLLLCDIGMPEMNGYALIQQIRQRRRDQGGNLPAIALTAYAGEINQQQALAAGFQRHLAKPIEPDLLVKAIATLVKPPSQA, from the coding sequence ATGCATACGGCTCCATTTCTTCATGAACGAGACGCGAGCGGGAAGTTTGTGAACAGCTGGGATCAAGAGGCTAAACAGCGAGTCAGTCTGTCGTTGACCGACACCGCTTGGCGATTGCTCGATCAAGCCGCGCAGCACAGAGGTACGTCGCGCTCTGAGGTAATCGAGCAGTTTGCCCGCAGCTTAGAGCAACGGCATGCGGCTAGCCCCCAGGGAGACAACGCCCAGATTGGGCGGCTGCAAAACCAGCTGCGGTTGCTACAGCAGCAGAATCAGGCATTAGAAGCGCAGTTGGCCGATACCCCAAAGCTAACCGACCGGGCGGCAGAGACCAGGGTGGTCGCTATTTTAGAAAGCATCACCGATGCGTTTGTGGCCTTTGACCGCGATTGGCGCTACACCTACGTCAACCGGGCCGCTGCTCAAATTTTGCACAAAACCCCTGGGGAGCTGATCGGCAAACAGGTTTGGACGGAGGTGTTTCCTCAGTTAGTCGGTGGAATAGCCTATGAGGCCATGCACCGGGCGATCGCTGAGCAAATTCCGGTGGCTTGGGAAGAATTGGGTGAACCCCTGCAACGCTGCCTGGAGGTACAGGCCTATCCCTCAGCGGAGGGACTCGCGGTTTATTTTCGAGATGTGACTGACCGCAAGCAGGCCGAGGCCGAACGAGAGCAGCTGCTGCACGAGCTAGAGACAGAGCGGGCTCAATTTGAAGCGGTGCTCCGCCAGATGCCAGCGGGCGTGCTGATCGCCGAGGCCGCGTCTAATAAATTGGTGCTGGCCAATGAGCAGGCAAAGCAAATTGTGGGCTATAGCTTTGAGCAGTCCCACGAACTGGAGTACTATGCTCCGATCACACCCTTTGAGGCGTTTCGCCCCAACGGACAGCGCTATGAGCTGCACGAGTATCCGCTGCCGCGATCGCTGAGAGCAGGGGAAGTCGTTGCCCATGAAGTCATGGAGCTACGCTACGAAGATGGTAAGTGCACCACTATTGCCGTCAGTTCGGCCCCAATTTTGGATCGTCAGGGACAAATATTGGCGGCGGCGGTGGTGCTGCAAGACATTACTGAGCGCCAGCACACCGAAAGACTGCTCAAGCAGCAGGCGGAAGATCTGGAGAACCAGCAGAAGTGGCTAGAAACTGTCCTCAATTTGATGCCGACGCCCACCGTATTTATTGAACCCGGAACCGCAGAGGTCACGTTTTCTAACCGGATTGCCGATGAGCTGGCCGGGGGTGACTTACCCAAGCACAAATCTCTAGAGGAGTACGCCGACGCCTACTACTGCACCGATGCCCAGGGCGATCGCATTGCCGCCGACCAGATGCCCGCCGTGCTGATCGCCCGAGGGGAGCACCTGCGAAACTATGAGATGAACTGGCATACCCCCGGCGGCGTGCGGGCCACCCTGTGCTGGGGAGAACTGTTGCCCGCCATGCATGGCCATCCGGCGATCGGTATCGGCATGTTTCAGGATGTCACCCGGCTCAAGCAGATTGAGTCCAACCTGCGCCAGGCCGAAGAACGCCTACAGCTGGCCCTCTCGTCGGCCCAAATGGTCGCCTGGGACGTAGACCTAGCCACCCAGCAGGTGGTGTGTTCTCCCAACGCCAGGGAGATCTGGGGTATGGAGGTAGGCACCGTCGAGGCATTTCGGGCCTTGATTCATCCCGACGATCGTCCCCTGCTCAGGCAGGCAACCGCTGAGGCCGTGGGGGGCGATCAGTCCTTTTCCCAGGAGTATCGGGTGGTCACCGCCGATGGTGAGGTGCGCTGGCTCAAGAGCCAGGGACAGATCTATCTCAATGAAGCTGGGCAAGCCGTGCGGATGGCCGGAGTGTCCATTGACGTTAGCGATCGCAAGCAGATCGAAGCCAATCGCGAAGACCTACTGGCCGAACTCCAGCGCAAAGAGCGGCAGCAGCAGTTTTTGATTGAGCTCAATGACGCCGCCCGCACCCTGCAAGACTCAGGGGAAATTATCTGGCAGGTGGTCAGCGCCACGGGGCAACACTTCCACGTCTCGCGCTGCGCCTACGGTGAAATCGATGCCGCCCAGGAACATGTGATCGTCGATCGCGACTACTGCGACGGCGTCATCAGCGTTGTCGGTCATCACCCGATGGATTCCTTTTGGACGGCCCTCATCGCTGAGCTAAAGCAGGGCAAAACCGTAGTGGTGGAGGATGTCGAACGCGATCCGCGCACCGCTGGCCCCGGTGTCGAGGCCTTTGCCGCCATCGAAACTCGATCGCTGCTCTGCGTGCCGTTGGTCAAGCGAGGGCGATTCGTCGCCCTGCTGGTGCTCCACCACGCCACCCCCCGCGCCTGGACTACAGACAACGTGGCCCTGATGGAGCGCATCGCCGAAAAAACTTGGCTGGCCGTGGAGCGATCGCGGGCCGAGGCGGACCTGCGCGAAAGCGAAGCTCGCCTCCAGCTCGCCCTCACCATTGGCCGCATGGGCACCTGGGAATGGAATATTCAGACCGCAACCATCCGCTGGTCGGAGGGGCACTACACCATCCTAGGCTATCAGCCCGGCGAGTGCGAACCGAGCTCTGAGGCATGGGCCAGCCGCGTCCACCCCGACGACCTGCCCGCCGCCAAGGCCGTCTTCCAGCAGGCGCTGCAAAACCGCACCGACTACTACCACGAGTACCGCCTGCTCTGGCCCGACGGCTCCCTGCGCTGGATTGAGGACAGGGGGCAGTTTTCCTACGATGTCCAGGGCCAGCCCAAGCAGTCCATTGGCGCGTTGATCGACATTACCGATCGCAAGCTCGCGGAGCAGGAGCGAGAACAATTGCTAGGGCGAGAACGCGTGGCTCGCGCCCAGGCCGAAGCGGCCCAGCAGCAGCTGGCCACCCTGGTTGACACCTCCCCCATTGGGCTGGCGCTGTTGGACGGTGAGCAACGATTTGTCGCCATCAACGAAGCCCTAGCTGAGATCAATGGCTTGCCCCGTGACTATCACCTGGGTAAGTCGGTAACCGAGCTGTTTGGCCACAGCGATCCGGCCATTGTCGAGGTCATTCGCCAGATCTATGCCACGGGGGAGCCGTTTATCTCGCCAAACCTGCCCATCAATGCCCCTGGCCATAGCGATCGCCGCCCCGGCTACTACAACGTCTACTATCTGCCCACGGTGGACGAACAGCATCGGGTGGAACGGCTGTTGGCCTACGTGGTCGATGTCACCGAGCGGGTTAAGCTCGAGCACGCCCAGCAATACCTGGCGGATGCCAGCGCCGTGCTGGCCTCGTCCCTCGACTACCAAACCACCCTAGAGCAGGTGGCCCAGCTCACCGTGCCGAAACTGGCCGACTGGTGCACTGTCCACATTGTGGAAGAGGGCGGTGCCGTTGATCAGATTGCCGTGGCCCACGTTGACCCGGCTAAGCTGGCATGGGCCTACCAGATCCGCGATCGATATCCCTTAGATACCGAGTCAGAGCGCGGTGCGGCCTTGAGCCTGCGTACCGGCCAACCTGACCTGATCGCTGATATTTCCGATGAGATGTTGGTGCACGCCGCCAAGGATGCTGAACATTTAGAAATTTTGCGGCAGGTGGGCTTTAGCTCAGTAATGACGGTGCCGCTGCACAACCAAGACCGGGTAATGGGGGTGATCTCGTTTATCTCGGCGGAGTCGGGCCGTCGCTACACGGCGACCGATTTGCAGCTGGCCGAAGAACTGGCTCACCGGGCATCCCTGGCAATCGAAAATGCTCAGCTCTACCAGTCTGCCCAGCGCGATCGCGCCAAAGCCGAAGCCGCCAACCGCATTAAAGATGAGTTTCTGGCGGTGCTGTCTCACGAATTGCGATCGCCCCTCAATCCCATCCTGGGCTGGGCCAGAATGTTGCGCAGCAGGCCGCTGGATGCCGCCAAAACCGACCAGGCACTAGAAACTATTGAGCGCAATGCCAAACTCCAGGCTCAGCTGATCGAAGACCTGCTCGATGTCTCCCGCATACTTCAGGGCAAGCTGACCCTCACCGTGGCCCCGGTCAACCTGGTCGCCACCATAGAAGCGGCGGCTGAAACCGTGCGGCTGGCAGCGGAGGCCAAGCGGATTCACATTCAAACCACGCTGACGGCGATCGCAGGCCAGGTGCTAGGCGATACCAACCGGCTCCAGCAGGTGATCTGGAACCTGCTCTCCAATGCGGTCAAATTCACCCCGGCGGGAGGCCAGGTCGCCATCACCCTAGAGCAAGTGGATAGCTATGCCCAAATTCAGGTGCGCGACACCGGCAAAGGCATTCATCCCGACTTTTTGCCCCACGTATTTGACTACTTTCGCCAAGAAGACGGCACCACCACCCGGCAGTTTGGCGGTCTGGGGCTAGGTCTGGCGATCGTGCGTCAGCTTACCGAACTGCACGGCGGGGATGTGGCCGCAGCCAGCCCAGGTGCAGACCTCGGCGCTACGTTTACGGTGCGGCTACCCCTCACCGCCAGACAGCACGATCAGCCCTCGCCCGCCGCCCCCCTAGACAAAGCGACCGACCTAACCGGGCTACAGATTTTGGTCGTTGACGACGAGGCCGACATGCGAGAGCTGGCGTCCTTTATTCTCACCCAGGCGGGGGCGCAGGTGGCAACGGCAGCCTCAGCCATTCAGGCCCTCAGTCAGCTCAATCAGTCGGTGCCCGACCTGCTGCTGTGCGATATCGGCATGCCCGAGATGAATGGCTATGCGCTAATTCAGCAGATTCGCCAAAGACGCCGCGATCAGGGAGGCAATCTGCCCGCGATCGCCCTCACCGCCTATGCCGGGGAGATCAATCAGCAGCAGGCCCTCGCCGCTGGCTTTCAGCGGCATCTGGCCAAACCCATCGAACCAGACCTGCTGGTGAAAGCGATCGCCACCCTGGTCAAACCCCCCTCGCAAGCCTAG
- a CDS encoding DUF4912 domain-containing protein — protein MALGVAGLAAGAAASLASTEDQSAVEASKFNVVGRPAEGDFDLSTIDDGLPPLPDGYGESRIVLMPRDPQWAYAYWDTPHTHKEELRRQGGEHLALRLYDVTGINLDHQAPHSLQQVGCDELAREWYMQIPVSDRDYQAEIGYLTGDGRWLVLARSNTIRIPPVYPSDWTEEHFLTVTWDENLRGKTIMTLVAPRLQGTDAGLHEQLYALAQGGEALRVDGSLFGSMQHVAGSMAPPVSSFIFPSGVGLGAASPGLTMSGVSGFTLSGFPGAMAEFPGLTMSGIGSLTMSGIAGLTMSGAGFSASMPPVRPRKFWLVADAELIVYGATEPDATVTVGGIPIQLSEDGTFRFQTSFQDGTIEYPIMAVAADGEQNRNIHMTFERQTPERRTNTKDEAQEEWPSA, from the coding sequence GTGGCGCTGGGGGTCGCGGGGCTGGCGGCGGGGGCGGCGGCTTCTCTGGCGTCCACCGAAGACCAGTCTGCAGTAGAAGCCAGCAAGTTTAATGTGGTCGGTCGTCCGGCTGAAGGTGATTTTGATCTATCGACCATTGACGACGGTCTGCCGCCCCTGCCCGATGGCTACGGCGAAAGCCGCATTGTGCTGATGCCCCGCGATCCTCAGTGGGCCTACGCCTACTGGGATACCCCCCACACCCACAAAGAAGAGCTGCGTCGCCAGGGAGGAGAGCACCTGGCCCTGCGCCTCTACGATGTCACCGGCATTAACTTAGACCACCAGGCACCCCACAGCCTGCAACAGGTGGGCTGCGACGAGCTGGCCCGCGAGTGGTACATGCAGATTCCGGTGAGCGATCGCGACTACCAGGCCGAAATTGGCTACCTGACCGGCGACGGTCGCTGGCTGGTGCTGGCCCGCTCCAACACCATTCGCATTCCTCCCGTCTACCCCTCCGACTGGACTGAAGAGCATTTTCTCACCGTCACCTGGGACGAAAACCTGCGCGGCAAGACCATCATGACCCTGGTGGCTCCTCGCCTCCAGGGAACCGATGCGGGGCTGCACGAACAGCTCTATGCCCTGGCCCAGGGGGGCGAAGCTCTGCGGGTCGATGGTTCTCTGTTTGGCTCCATGCAGCACGTGGCCGGGTCAATGGCCCCGCCGGTCAGCTCCTTTATCTTCCCCTCGGGGGTTGGGCTGGGGGCAGCGTCACCTGGTTTGACTATGTCGGGGGTGTCGGGCTTCACCCTCTCCGGCTTCCCTGGGGCGATGGCAGAATTTCCCGGCCTGACGATGTCGGGTATAGGCAGTCTCACCATGTCGGGGATTGCCGGTCTGACCATGTCGGGGGCAGGTTTTTCGGCCTCCATGCCGCCCGTGCGGCCCCGCAAGTTTTGGCTGGTAGCCGACGCCGAGCTGATTGTCTACGGCGCAACCGAACCCGATGCCACCGTAACCGTGGGGGGAATCCCCATTCAGCTCAGCGAAGACGGCACCTTCCGGTTCCAGACCTCCTTCCAGGATGGCACCATTGAGTACCCAATCATGGCGGTGGCGGCGGATGGCGAGCAAAACCGCAACATTCACATGACCTTTGAGCGCCAAACCCCCGAGCGCCGCACCAACACCAAAGACGAAGCCCAGGAGGAATGGCCGAGCGCGTAA